In Sulfurisphaera javensis, a single genomic region encodes these proteins:
- a CDS encoding dTMP kinase, which yields MIIAFEGIEGSGRTMHLEAVKKYLEKEGYGVIVFGLQMSKLIGERIAQVKRNIVFERRTLFLAYVTDLADQIENYVKPSLEAGFIALADGYVLTLMSWGLARGLEREWMNDVLSIFPKSTVYFSLISRPEEIMKRIIKKRGYLDPLSAGIDICIKDDVFMAYADYIDKFQSALVSLSEKNNIIYTDREFNEVHKEIVSRIEAITP from the coding sequence TTGATAATAGCATTTGAAGGAATAGAAGGATCTGGAAGGACAATGCATTTAGAAGCTGTCAAAAAGTACTTAGAAAAAGAAGGGTATGGTGTAATTGTATTTGGATTACAAATGTCAAAATTAATTGGAGAAAGAATTGCACAAGTAAAGAGAAACATTGTGTTTGAGAGAAGAACATTATTCTTAGCTTACGTTACAGATTTAGCTGACCAAATAGAAAATTATGTTAAACCATCATTGGAGGCCGGATTTATTGCCTTAGCTGATGGTTATGTTTTAACTTTAATGTCATGGGGTTTGGCTAGAGGTTTAGAAAGAGAATGGATGAACGATGTGCTTTCAATATTTCCTAAGTCAACTGTGTATTTCTCTCTAATATCAAGGCCAGAGGAGATAATGAAGAGAATAATTAAGAAAAGAGGTTATTTAGATCCTTTGAGTGCTGGAATAGATATTTGTATAAAAGATGACGTATTTATGGCATACGCAGATTACATAGACAAGTTTCAGAGCGCATTAGTTTCTCTATCTGAGAAAAATAATATAATTTATACAGATAGAGAATTTAATGAGGTTCATAAAGAAATAGTGAGCAGAATTGAAGCTATTACGCCCTGA
- a CDS encoding ABC transporter substrate-binding protein yields MHSKKGLSTTVIAIIVVVIIIIAAVAAYLVTSHHPTPVTPSTTTAPVTLTVVTFSGESAEFIQYEGKLFSESHPGVTVQVIQYPFSEYIDKELSALESRSTQYDIIGFTSTSAQEVAPYLVPLNLSDFNISDLIMPQEDFGGIIYNTTTHQNETIGIAYETAIYLIAYKTSIFDNTTLQEEFYQEYHMNFTPTTWQNWTVVINVDQFLTSHNITKYGFLIDDHEEHGIIDAFPAIFGYYYSRDSSLNYGLIGGIPGFNIMFEGKVLPGYNFPLPSFNSTAGVEALETYKELVSYEIPPSQVQVCYGNIADYYPEAPGAFLFTSQLSSLNSTEAQDTALAPLPSGYAETGTDFLGISKYSLHKQLALEFLEFLVSPQAQVNAFILFSKFPISKMAYQMLLSNTSIPSYERQWLTEVYKAALNAWANPPNIPPTYEELIPSFNTQVFSYLEGSTNNPQQVLSTAASKWMQYLESYYG; encoded by the coding sequence ATGCATAGTAAAAAAGGGTTATCTACAACTGTAATTGCAATAATTGTAGTTGTAATTATAATAATTGCGGCAGTAGCAGCATATTTAGTTACCTCTCATCACCCAACTCCAGTAACACCAAGTACGACAACAGCTCCAGTTACATTAACAGTTGTAACGTTCTCTGGGGAATCAGCAGAATTTATACAATATGAAGGTAAACTTTTCTCAGAATCTCATCCAGGCGTTACAGTTCAAGTTATTCAATATCCTTTCAGTGAATATATTGATAAGGAACTTTCAGCATTAGAATCTCGTTCTACTCAATATGATATTATAGGATTTACTTCTACCTCGGCACAAGAAGTTGCTCCCTATTTAGTTCCTCTTAATTTATCTGATTTTAATATTTCTGATTTAATAATGCCACAAGAAGATTTTGGCGGAATAATATACAATACTACTACTCACCAGAATGAGACTATAGGTATTGCATATGAAACAGCAATTTACCTTATTGCATATAAGACTTCAATATTCGATAATACGACATTGCAAGAGGAGTTTTACCAAGAATATCATATGAACTTTACTCCTACCACTTGGCAAAACTGGACTGTAGTGATTAATGTTGACCAATTTTTAACTTCTCACAATATAACAAAATATGGATTCTTAATTGACGATCATGAAGAGCACGGAATTATTGATGCCTTTCCAGCAATATTTGGATATTATTACTCTAGAGACAGTAGCTTAAATTATGGGCTTATTGGAGGTATACCGGGCTTTAACATAATGTTTGAGGGTAAAGTGTTACCTGGTTATAATTTCCCACTACCTTCATTCAATTCTACAGCTGGAGTAGAAGCTTTAGAAACATATAAAGAATTAGTTTCATATGAAATTCCTCCATCACAAGTTCAAGTATGCTATGGTAACATAGCAGATTATTACCCAGAGGCACCAGGTGCTTTCTTGTTTACCTCTCAATTATCTTCATTAAATTCAACTGAAGCACAAGATACAGCATTGGCTCCATTACCTTCTGGATATGCTGAAACTGGCACTGATTTCTTAGGGATAAGCAAGTATTCCTTACACAAACAATTAGCTTTAGAGTTTCTTGAATTCTTAGTTTCTCCACAAGCACAAGTTAATGCTTTCATATTATTTAGCAAATTCCCTATATCAAAGATGGCATATCAAATGCTTTTATCTAATACATCGATACCCTCATATGAAAGGCAATGGCTAACAGAAGTGTATAAAGCTGCCTTAAATGCGTGGGCGAATCCACCAAATATTCCACCAACATATGAGGAGTTAATACCTTCATTTAATACTCAAGTGTTTAGCTATTTAGAAGGTTCTACAAATAATCCTCAACAAGTACTAAGTACTGCAGCATCAAAATGGATGCAATACTTAGAATCATATTATGGGTAG
- a CDS encoding OsmC family protein encodes MEFNISVLGDLENPIVELPGRRARAEEIYKESPLFAFLVSIPHCVAVAFESVAKKEGIKVKNCKVRASYELDEKQFMLGYPVIKKIKIYIHNEGCTEEELNEIITKVKRECPIYLSFSEKIDIIPS; translated from the coding sequence ATGGAATTTAATATCAGTGTTTTGGGGGACTTAGAGAATCCAATTGTTGAATTACCTGGAAGGAGAGCTAGAGCAGAAGAAATATATAAAGAAAGTCCATTATTTGCATTTTTAGTCTCAATACCCCACTGTGTTGCTGTTGCTTTCGAAAGTGTGGCAAAAAAGGAGGGAATAAAAGTAAAAAATTGTAAAGTAAGAGCTAGTTATGAATTGGATGAAAAACAGTTTATGTTAGGTTATCCAGTTATAAAAAAGATAAAAATTTACATTCATAATGAAGGTTGCACTGAAGAGGAATTAAATGAAATTATAACAAAAGTAAAGAGAGAATGTCCAATTTACTTGAGTTTTAGTGAAAAAATTGACATAATACCAAGCTAA
- a CDS encoding CHAD domain-containing protein, whose protein sequence is MKLLRPEVYANTQLKQSLKIKDIDPDSIHDARVSLRKYYDVLSSLYPVYENSECLFLAKEVISILGKVRDMDICNRKENRDILAKKAIKKIQRISLCYLPPKIFGSRLLIFNRILRIYSKIDGINDFHELRKMVRTTRNLIESLGYENKDIKNLAKKMGDIRDEILKMECNGWIPPSINLEIYKEEAISIIMKFLKTQNEFHYYTFE, encoded by the coding sequence TTGAAGCTATTACGCCCTGAAGTATATGCAAATACCCAACTTAAACAGTCTCTAAAAATAAAAGATATTGACCCAGATAGTATACATGATGCTAGAGTAAGTTTAAGGAAATATTATGATGTACTTTCATCATTATATCCGGTTTATGAAAATAGTGAGTGTTTGTTTCTAGCTAAAGAAGTTATTTCAATTTTAGGAAAAGTTAGGGATATGGATATTTGTAATAGAAAAGAGAACAGAGACATTTTAGCAAAAAAAGCAATTAAAAAAATTCAGAGAATCTCTTTATGCTATTTACCCCCGAAAATATTTGGAAGTAGACTTCTAATATTTAACAGAATTCTTAGAATATACTCTAAAATTGATGGAATAAACGACTTTCATGAACTAAGAAAGATGGTAAGAACTACTAGAAATCTAATTGAATCTTTAGGATATGAAAATAAAGATATTAAGAATTTAGCAAAAAAGATGGGAGATATAAGAGATGAAATACTTAAAATGGAATGTAATGGTTGGATACCACCAAGTATTAATTTGGAAATATACAAAGAAGAGGCTATCTCAATTATTATGAAGTTTTTGAAGACGCAAAATGAGTTTCACTATTATACTTTCGAGTAG
- a CDS encoding acetate--CoA ligase family protein: MELDALFKPKSIAVIGASRYKEKVGNVVFRNLLYTYHGKLFPVNTKAEDVEGIKAYKSVKEIPDPVDLVVITVPREAVPQVMEESVEKGVKASIVITAGFREVGEAKLEDEVISIARKGGIRVLGPNTFGIITPELNATFAYTDVKRGNIALVVQSGGLGVYMLNWAQKYRVGISYMVSLGNQADIKEYEVIDYLSKDPETRAIFVYLEGVADGSAFLETLPEATKRKPVVFLKGGTTSNGAAAAKTHTGSLAGSFEVFKAAVKTVGGILVENLHDLLNLAKLLMYSEPVTEEILVVTNSGGHGVLTSDEIEKNKLKLVEIPDWMKEELRKVLPPTSVPRNPLDLTGDANRERYYSALKIVSELNSTKLVIVQALPMVSCTDVARVISNFKGKGMIGVTMGLDEDNALKILETTGIPAYTFPEDAVKAIRYLVTKPIPRKKIRTIQPIESAVELVKGKKTLKDYEAMKLMEIYGIRTPKWGIAESVEEAQRVADSIGYPVVMKISPDEPVHKTEMKGVIVNVEKDQVKDVYNQLSKITKRVMIQEQLNGLEVYVGGLRDPVFGHVVLVGSGGIYVEVLKNVAYGLSPIYEDEAQELLIESKIHDMLTARKRGYDENSLIRTLISVSRMIVDLNVKEMDINPLFVNEKGAFAVDVRIVFD, from the coding sequence ATGGAACTTGATGCGTTATTTAAACCAAAGAGCATAGCAGTAATTGGTGCTTCGCGATATAAAGAGAAAGTAGGTAATGTTGTATTTCGTAATTTACTTTACACCTATCATGGAAAACTATTTCCAGTAAATACTAAAGCAGAAGATGTTGAAGGAATAAAAGCATATAAAAGTGTTAAAGAAATACCAGATCCCGTTGATTTAGTAGTAATTACTGTGCCAAGGGAAGCTGTTCCTCAAGTTATGGAAGAATCAGTTGAAAAAGGAGTTAAGGCATCTATAGTTATCACGGCTGGATTCAGAGAAGTAGGAGAGGCTAAGCTAGAGGATGAAGTAATAAGTATTGCTAGAAAAGGAGGAATAAGGGTTTTAGGACCTAACACATTTGGAATAATTACTCCAGAGTTAAATGCAACTTTCGCTTATACTGATGTTAAAAGAGGAAATATTGCACTAGTCGTTCAAAGTGGTGGTTTAGGAGTTTACATGTTGAATTGGGCTCAAAAATACAGAGTTGGAATTAGTTACATGGTTAGTCTAGGTAATCAAGCTGATATAAAGGAATACGAGGTCATTGATTATCTTTCGAAAGACCCAGAAACTAGAGCAATATTTGTTTATCTTGAAGGAGTAGCTGATGGTAGTGCTTTCCTAGAAACTTTACCAGAAGCTACTAAAAGAAAGCCAGTAGTCTTTCTTAAAGGAGGAACTACAAGTAATGGTGCAGCAGCTGCTAAGACCCATACTGGAAGTTTAGCTGGTTCTTTTGAAGTCTTCAAAGCTGCTGTAAAAACTGTAGGTGGAATATTAGTAGAGAATTTGCATGATTTGTTAAACTTGGCTAAACTTTTAATGTATTCTGAACCCGTAACTGAGGAAATTTTAGTAGTAACTAATTCTGGTGGACACGGCGTTTTAACCTCAGATGAAATAGAAAAGAATAAACTTAAATTAGTTGAAATACCAGACTGGATGAAAGAAGAATTAAGAAAAGTTCTTCCTCCAACTTCTGTTCCTAGAAATCCCTTAGACTTGACTGGAGACGCAAATAGGGAAAGATATTACTCGGCTTTGAAAATCGTTTCTGAATTAAATTCTACTAAGTTAGTTATTGTACAAGCATTACCCATGGTAAGCTGTACTGATGTTGCTAGAGTTATTTCTAACTTTAAGGGAAAAGGAATGATTGGTGTAACAATGGGACTTGATGAAGACAACGCATTAAAGATACTTGAAACAACGGGAATACCGGCTTATACTTTCCCAGAAGATGCCGTAAAAGCTATACGTTATTTAGTTACTAAACCAATTCCGAGAAAGAAAATTAGAACTATCCAACCAATAGAAAGTGCGGTAGAATTAGTTAAAGGAAAGAAAACACTTAAGGACTATGAAGCAATGAAACTAATGGAGATTTATGGCATAAGGACTCCTAAATGGGGAATTGCTGAAAGTGTTGAAGAAGCTCAAAGAGTGGCAGACTCTATTGGTTATCCAGTTGTAATGAAAATCTCACCAGATGAACCAGTACACAAAACAGAGATGAAAGGAGTAATAGTTAATGTAGAGAAGGATCAAGTAAAAGACGTATACAATCAACTATCAAAAATAACTAAAAGAGTGATGATACAAGAACAGCTTAATGGATTAGAAGTTTATGTTGGTGGATTAAGAGATCCAGTGTTTGGTCATGTAGTATTAGTAGGAAGTGGAGGAATTTATGTAGAAGTATTGAAAAATGTTGCATATGGTTTATCACCGATTTATGAAGATGAAGCTCAAGAGTTACTAATAGAAAGTAAGATACATGATATGCTAACTGCTAGAAAAAGAGGGTATGATGAGAATTCATTAATAAGAACTTTGATAAGTGTTTCAAGAATGATTGTGGACTTAAATGTGAAAGAAATGGATATAAATCCGTTATTTGTGAATGAAAAAGGAGCCTTTGCTGTAGATGTTAGAATAGTGTTTGATTAG
- a CDS encoding ABC transporter ATP-binding protein: protein MSVELKNVTKKYGKIYAIRNVNLKINKGEFFVLLGPSGSGKTTILRSIAGLEKIDEGRIFIDNEDVTPLPPGKRNVAMVFQNFALYPNKTVYENLSLPIENLNKSEREERITEVAKRLGISDLLNRYPSELSGGQQQRVALARALVKRAKIFLMDEPLSNLDAPQRISARKLIKDIQIEERITTIYVTHDQTEAMAIADRIGIIFNGSLIQVGTPEEIYENPANIDVAMFFGNPPMSIIDGKVVDEKGKIGVRAEDVSIGEGKLKGVVREVEFWGDRYLVYISINGQEIRAFSKIKYKIGEEVNFSFSKYKLLGE, encoded by the coding sequence ATGAGTGTCGAATTAAAAAATGTGACTAAGAAGTATGGGAAAATTTATGCAATAAGAAACGTAAATCTTAAAATAAATAAGGGAGAGTTTTTTGTTCTTTTAGGCCCTTCTGGTTCTGGGAAAACAACCATTTTACGATCAATTGCTGGATTGGAAAAAATTGATGAAGGGAGAATTTTCATTGATAATGAAGATGTAACCCCTTTACCCCCTGGAAAAAGAAACGTAGCTATGGTTTTTCAAAATTTTGCTCTATATCCTAATAAGACAGTTTATGAAAACTTATCTCTTCCAATAGAGAACCTAAATAAAAGTGAAAGAGAGGAGAGAATAACTGAGGTTGCTAAAAGGTTAGGGATTAGTGATTTACTTAATAGATACCCTTCAGAGCTCTCTGGTGGACAACAGCAAAGAGTTGCGTTAGCTAGGGCTTTAGTTAAAAGGGCCAAAATATTCTTAATGGATGAACCTCTTTCAAATTTAGATGCTCCACAAAGAATTTCAGCTAGGAAACTAATTAAAGATATTCAAATTGAAGAGAGAATTACAACTATTTATGTGACTCATGATCAAACCGAGGCTATGGCAATTGCTGATAGAATAGGAATTATATTTAACGGAAGTTTGATTCAAGTTGGTACTCCAGAAGAAATATATGAAAATCCTGCAAATATTGATGTTGCTATGTTCTTTGGCAACCCACCGATGAGCATTATAGATGGAAAAGTTGTTGATGAAAAAGGTAAGATAGGAGTAAGAGCTGAAGATGTTTCCATTGGTGAAGGGAAATTAAAAGGAGTAGTAAGGGAAGTTGAATTCTGGGGTGATAGGTACTTAGTTTATATTTCAATTAATGGTCAAGAAATAAGAGCATTTTCTAAAATAAAATACAAAATTGGAGAAGAAGTAAATTTCTCATTTTCGAAATATAAGTTATTAGGGGAATAA
- the tmk gene encoding dTMP kinase produces MKGVLIAFEGIDGSGKSSQASLLKDWVEMKRDVYLTEWNSSDWIHDIIKEAKKKDLLTPLTFSLIHATDFTDRYERYILPMLKTGFVVISDRYIYTAYARDSVRGVDINWVKKLYSFAVKPDVTFYIRVPPEVALERIKKSKRKIKPQEAGSDIFPNLSLEEGFLRYQGLITEVYDKIAKDEPNFIIIDGVKSPKEVQMEIRKIVGELIDNSI; encoded by the coding sequence ATGAAAGGTGTATTAATTGCCTTTGAAGGTATAGACGGTTCAGGAAAGTCTAGCCAAGCTAGCTTATTAAAAGACTGGGTTGAAATGAAAAGGGATGTATATCTTACAGAATGGAATTCATCAGATTGGATTCATGATATAATAAAGGAAGCTAAGAAGAAAGACTTACTCACTCCTTTGACTTTTAGCCTTATTCATGCTACCGACTTTACAGATAGATATGAGAGATACATTTTACCCATGCTAAAAACTGGCTTCGTTGTAATTTCAGATAGATATATTTATACTGCTTATGCTAGGGATAGTGTTAGGGGTGTTGATATAAATTGGGTAAAAAAGCTTTATTCTTTTGCAGTTAAACCGGACGTGACTTTTTATATAAGAGTTCCACCTGAAGTAGCATTAGAAAGGATAAAGAAATCGAAAAGGAAGATAAAACCCCAAGAAGCTGGTTCCGATATATTTCCAAATTTGTCTCTAGAGGAAGGATTTCTTAGATACCAAGGTTTAATTACGGAAGTTTATGACAAAATAGCAAAAGATGAACCTAACTTTATTATTATAGATGGTGTAAAGTCACCAAAAGAAGTTCAAATGGAAATTAGAAAAATTGTAGGTGAATTAATTGATAATAGCATTTGA
- a CDS encoding ABC transporter permease subunit encodes MKYSIPYLAYIIGFGLIPFFYTFIFFGVHISSAFKSLTLIPLDQVIYNTFFFSFFTALFSSIIGLILAIAVDILPKGKRIISLLIMLPYTIPFTSSALIWTISLYGKYGWFTYFLGLNYDPLYFSSTALYAVTMVSVWTSIPLSFLIILSSLRSVPNYVKESAQIDNLTLSQYYSKIAIPMVGKAFWLSFLLEFIFALGNFDLPYVMTQGGPGFSTTTLPLLVYYEIFQLGSFSGGSIIAALLSVFATIPAILVLLLIRSKRSGLKAFNLKIPDKIFKTIMYLILALFLIFLDFPVYWMFLVAFRSSVLNFKYPPILLPEFLTDKYFVQAFYSAIPYLISSVIVAILASIITIFISLPAGYEVSRGKLRWVLPLSIYLYSLPSTSFIIPLFLFFSYTNLTNTWWSLILSTPIFTATFAVWVFFNYFLSFPKAYDDAAEVFQIKRKLTRIIMPLSRTSLFSIFLLSFIFNWHLLFYPLILTETPYNFSFPPQGAETVTIFALLAIGDESINWGLLASSALVAALPVMIVTIISLDRVLKGEYGGGLKFI; translated from the coding sequence ATGAAATATTCAATTCCTTATTTGGCTTATATAATAGGATTTGGCTTAATTCCATTCTTTTACACTTTTATCTTTTTTGGAGTTCATATTTCTTCCGCATTCAAAAGCTTAACTTTAATTCCTCTTGATCAAGTTATTTATAATACCTTTTTCTTCTCCTTTTTTACAGCCCTTTTCTCGTCAATAATCGGATTAATCCTAGCTATAGCCGTTGATATCTTACCTAAGGGTAAAAGAATCATTTCGCTCTTGATCATGTTACCTTACACAATTCCTTTTACTTCTTCGGCCTTAATTTGGACTATAAGTCTTTATGGAAAGTATGGTTGGTTCACTTACTTTTTAGGTTTAAATTATGATCCTCTCTATTTTTCCTCAACGGCATTATATGCTGTAACTATGGTAAGTGTATGGACTTCAATTCCTTTGTCTTTCCTAATCATACTTTCCTCTTTAAGATCGGTACCTAATTATGTAAAAGAGTCTGCTCAGATTGACAATCTTACACTTTCACAGTATTATAGTAAGATAGCAATTCCCATGGTAGGAAAGGCTTTTTGGCTATCATTTCTTCTAGAGTTTATATTTGCATTAGGTAACTTTGATTTACCATATGTAATGACTCAAGGAGGACCAGGATTTTCCACTACCACACTTCCTTTATTAGTTTATTACGAGATTTTTCAATTAGGTAGTTTTTCAGGAGGCTCTATTATAGCTGCCTTATTGAGCGTTTTTGCCACTATACCGGCTATCTTAGTTCTACTTCTTATAAGAAGTAAAAGAAGTGGACTTAAAGCATTTAACTTGAAGATTCCAGATAAGATTTTCAAAACAATAATGTATTTAATTCTAGCTTTATTCCTTATTTTCTTAGATTTTCCAGTATATTGGATGTTTTTAGTAGCGTTTAGAAGTTCAGTTCTTAACTTTAAATATCCTCCAATATTGCTTCCAGAGTTTTTAACTGATAAATATTTCGTTCAAGCGTTCTATTCTGCAATTCCTTACTTAATATCAAGTGTAATAGTAGCTATATTAGCCTCAATTATAACGATATTTATTTCCTTACCAGCAGGTTATGAAGTATCTAGAGGAAAATTAAGATGGGTATTACCATTATCTATTTACCTTTATTCTTTACCTTCAACGTCTTTTATAATTCCTTTATTCCTTTTCTTCTCCTACACAAATTTGACAAACACTTGGTGGTCTTTAATCCTCTCTACTCCGATATTTACAGCAACGTTTGCTGTTTGGGTATTTTTTAACTACTTTTTAAGTTTCCCTAAAGCTTATGATGATGCAGCAGAGGTTTTTCAAATAAAAAGGAAATTAACTAGAATTATAATGCCACTCTCAAGAACCTCATTGTTTTCAATATTTCTCCTTTCATTTATATTTAATTGGCATTTACTCTTTTATCCATTAATACTTACAGAAACACCTTATAATTTCTCATTTCCCCCGCAAGGTGCAGAGACAGTGACAATCTTTGCCTTATTAGCTATAGGAGATGAATCAATAAATTGGGGTCTTTTAGCATCTTCAGCTTTAGTAGCAGCCTTACCAGTTATGATAGTAACGATTATTTCGTTAGACAGAGTGTTAAAAGGGGAGTATGGAGGTGGATTAAAGTTTATTTAA
- a CDS encoding VIT1/CCC1 transporter family protein — protein MDYNKNYLEELFDSEVYKKLADAEKDRLTRIYLYKLSDMEKKHSEVWKEIAEKRGLKLEKLKWYHKLKINFYVFFRKLFGLELTTKLLESGEESDIKKYYELSKSPELSEEEREKMRELSVDEAVHEEIISSVKSKDVSDFVYGISDGLVEVLAATSGLSGAFNVPFLVAISGLIIGASGTLSMAIGAYLSTKSEKEINENKRRKIEIQKLVDRKEVSKRLAGILTELGIKENIALDISPQLVDVAEDIIAPKVEESPKKSAGVTALSYITGAIVPVIPYLIGIGGLLGVISSYLVSGIAIFIVGSLIGLLSSVNPTKKGLEMLTLGISAAIGTHLLGLLASYYLHV, from the coding sequence ATGGACTATAACAAAAACTATCTTGAAGAATTATTTGATAGTGAAGTTTACAAGAAATTGGCTGATGCTGAAAAGGATAGATTAACTAGAATTTATCTTTATAAGCTTTCTGATATGGAGAAAAAACATTCTGAGGTTTGGAAAGAAATTGCTGAAAAAAGAGGACTGAAATTAGAAAAACTAAAGTGGTATCATAAGCTTAAAATTAACTTCTATGTATTCTTTAGAAAACTTTTTGGTTTAGAATTAACAACAAAATTGTTAGAGAGCGGAGAAGAAAGTGATATAAAGAAATACTATGAGTTATCGAAGAGTCCAGAATTAAGTGAAGAAGAAAGGGAGAAAATGAGGGAACTAAGTGTTGATGAAGCTGTTCATGAGGAAATTATATCTAGTGTGAAATCTAAAGACGTAAGTGACTTCGTTTACGGTATAAGTGATGGTTTAGTTGAAGTATTAGCTGCAACTTCTGGACTTTCTGGTGCATTTAATGTTCCTTTCTTAGTTGCAATTTCCGGTTTGATAATAGGAGCTTCTGGAACTTTATCTATGGCTATTGGAGCTTACTTGTCTACTAAGTCTGAAAAAGAAATAAATGAAAACAAAAGGAGAAAGATAGAAATTCAAAAATTAGTTGATAGAAAAGAAGTGTCTAAAAGATTAGCTGGAATCCTCACTGAATTAGGAATAAAAGAAAATATTGCGTTAGATATTTCTCCGCAATTAGTTGACGTTGCTGAAGACATTATTGCACCTAAAGTAGAGGAAAGTCCCAAAAAGAGTGCTGGAGTAACAGCATTATCTTATATTACTGGAGCAATAGTTCCAGTTATTCCCTACTTAATAGGTATTGGAGGATTACTTGGAGTAATTTCCTCCTATTTAGTCTCTGGAATTGCAATATTTATCGTAGGGTCATTAATAGGATTACTAAGTTCAGTTAATCCCACTAAAAAAGGATTAGAAATGCTAACTTTAGGAATTTCAGCTGCAATAGGAACTCATTTGCTAGGTTTATTAGCATCTTATTATCTGCACGTATAA